A window of the Acidovorax sp. YS12 genome harbors these coding sequences:
- the erpA gene encoding iron-sulfur cluster insertion protein ErpA, with the protein MSAVAENVTTDMPAPIHFTDSAAAKVADLIAEEGNPDLKLRVFVQGGGCSGFQYGFTFDEITNDDDTTMTKNGVSLLIDAMSYQYLVGAEIDYKEDLQGAQFVIKNPNAETTCGCGSSFSV; encoded by the coding sequence ATGAGCGCCGTCGCCGAAAACGTCACTACCGATATGCCCGCCCCCATCCATTTCACCGACAGCGCCGCGGCCAAGGTGGCGGATCTGATCGCCGAGGAGGGCAACCCCGACCTGAAGCTGCGCGTGTTCGTGCAGGGCGGCGGCTGCTCGGGCTTCCAGTACGGCTTCACGTTCGACGAAATCACCAACGACGACGACACGACCATGACCAAGAACGGCGTGTCGCTGCTCATCGACGCCATGAGCTACCAGTACCTCGTGGGCGCCGAGATCGACTACAAGGAAGATCTGCAAGGCGCGCAGTTCGTCATCAAGAACCCCAATGCCGAGACCACCTGCGGCTGCGGCTCAAGCTTCTCGGTCTGA
- the mdtD gene encoding multidrug transporter subunit MdtD: protein MPTGIERSRMPLLWLVAVGFFMQTLDATIVNTALPAMAQSLGESPLRMQSVVVAYSLAMAMLIPASGWMADRFGPRRVYLGAISAFVLGSVLCALSPRLDLLVAARVLQGWGGALLLPVGRLVVLRTFPRDQFLHAMGFVTIPGLVGPLIGPTLGGWLVETASWHWIFLINVPVGLAGCMATLRFMPKVQGAAAGRFDAAGYGLLAFGMVALSLGLDGLSSLGMGQAAVLLLMVFGLASLAAYWLHAARVPQPLFSPRLFAQPSLRIGLLGNLFARLGSGSMPFLIPLLLQVSMGYSPLQAGLMMLPVAVAGMGAKPLATWLITRLGYRRVLVGNTLAVGVVMASFALTSPAHPLALRVAQLALFGAVNSLQFTAMNTVTLKDLAPGMASSGNSLLSMVQMLAMGMGVAAAGAVLGAFTALWGGAPGQTLPAFHATFACMGLMTMAAAGIFAQLSPDLPADEGAQAG, encoded by the coding sequence ATGCCCACCGGAATCGAGCGTTCCCGCATGCCCCTGCTGTGGCTCGTGGCCGTGGGCTTCTTCATGCAGACGCTGGACGCCACCATCGTCAACACGGCGCTGCCCGCCATGGCGCAGAGCCTGGGCGAGAGTCCGCTGCGCATGCAGTCGGTGGTGGTGGCGTATTCGCTGGCCATGGCCATGCTGATCCCCGCATCGGGGTGGATGGCCGACCGCTTCGGGCCGCGCCGCGTCTACCTGGGGGCCATCAGCGCCTTCGTGCTCGGCTCGGTCCTGTGCGCCCTGTCGCCGCGCCTGGACCTGCTGGTGGCCGCGCGGGTGCTGCAGGGCTGGGGCGGGGCCCTGCTGCTGCCGGTCGGTCGCCTGGTGGTGCTGCGCACTTTCCCGCGCGACCAGTTCCTGCACGCCATGGGCTTCGTGACCATTCCCGGCCTGGTCGGGCCGCTCATCGGCCCGACGCTGGGCGGCTGGCTGGTCGAGACGGCGTCCTGGCACTGGATCTTTCTCATCAACGTCCCCGTCGGGCTGGCCGGCTGCATGGCCACGCTGCGCTTCATGCCGAAAGTGCAGGGCGCCGCCGCGGGCCGCTTCGATGCCGCGGGCTACGGCCTGCTGGCCTTTGGCATGGTCGCGCTGTCCCTGGGGCTCGACGGCCTGTCCAGCCTGGGCATGGGGCAGGCGGCGGTGCTGCTGCTCATGGTGTTCGGCCTGGCCAGCCTGGCCGCCTACTGGCTGCACGCGGCGCGCGTGCCGCAGCCGCTGTTTTCACCCCGGCTGTTCGCGCAGCCGTCGCTGCGCATCGGGCTGCTGGGCAACCTGTTCGCGCGGCTGGGCAGCGGCAGCATGCCGTTCCTGATTCCCTTGCTGCTGCAGGTGAGCATGGGCTACTCGCCGCTGCAGGCCGGCCTGATGATGCTGCCCGTGGCCGTGGCCGGCATGGGGGCCAAGCCGCTGGCCACGTGGCTCATCACCCGCCTGGGCTACCGCCGCGTGCTGGTGGGCAACACCCTGGCGGTGGGGGTTGTGATGGCCAGTTTCGCCCTCACGTCGCCAGCGCATCCGCTGGCGTTGCGCGTGGCCCAGCTGGCGTTGTTCGGCGCGGTGAATTCGCTGCAATTCACGGCCATGAACACGGTCACCCTGAAGGACCTGGCCCCCGGCATGGCCAGCAGCGGCAACAGCCTGCTTTCGATGGTGCAGATGCTGGCCATGGGCATGGGCGTGGCGGCGGCCGGGGCGGTGCTGGGGGCCTTCACGGCGCTGTGGGGCGGTGCGCCGGGGCAGACGCTGCCGGCCTTCCATGCCACCTTCGCCTGCATGGGGCTGATGACCATGGCGGCGGCGGGCATCTTCGCCCAGCTCTCGCCCGACCTGCCTGCCGATGAAGGGGCTCAGGCGGGGTAG
- a CDS encoding anhydro-N-acetylmuramic acid kinase, which yields MSALYIGLMSGTSLDGVDAVLADFATPPGRVLGHVALPFAAPLRAELLALNSTGADELHRAALAANALARCYAQAVQALLQQTGVPAQAVRAIGAHGQTVRHRPQAFDGTGYTLQLNNPALLAERTGITTVADFRSRDVAAGGQGAPLVPAFHWGLFGQPGRTACVLNVGGIANLSVLGADGSVLGFDCGPGNALMDHWCQQHLGRPYDDDGAWAASGQVLPALLQALQAEPFLALPPPKSTGRDLFHPEWLQQRLHAAPAADPADVQATLAELTSSACAASATSYGNESKLLIVCGGGAHNGHLMRRLAALLPGWAVESSARHGLPPLQVEAAAFAWLAQRCMDGLPGNLPRVTGAAGPRILGAIYPA from the coding sequence GTGAGCGCGCTCTACATCGGCCTGATGTCGGGCACTTCGCTCGATGGCGTGGACGCCGTGCTGGCCGACTTCGCCACGCCCCCCGGGCGCGTGCTCGGCCACGTGGCGCTGCCTTTCGCGGCGCCGCTGCGCGCCGAACTGCTGGCCCTCAACAGCACGGGAGCCGACGAACTGCACCGCGCCGCCCTGGCGGCCAATGCGCTGGCCAGATGCTACGCCCAGGCCGTGCAAGCCCTGCTGCAGCAAACCGGCGTCCCGGCCCAGGCCGTGCGTGCCATCGGCGCCCACGGGCAGACGGTGCGCCACCGCCCGCAGGCCTTTGACGGCACGGGCTACACGCTGCAGCTCAACAACCCCGCCCTGCTGGCGGAACGCACCGGCATCACCACCGTGGCCGACTTCCGCAGCCGCGACGTGGCGGCGGGCGGCCAGGGCGCGCCGCTGGTGCCGGCGTTCCACTGGGGCCTGTTCGGCCAGCCGGGCCGCACGGCCTGCGTGCTCAACGTGGGCGGCATCGCCAACCTGAGCGTACTGGGCGCGGACGGCTCGGTGCTGGGCTTCGACTGCGGCCCCGGCAATGCCCTGATGGACCACTGGTGCCAGCAGCACCTGGGCCGCCCCTACGACGACGACGGCGCCTGGGCCGCCAGCGGGCAGGTGCTGCCCGCGCTGCTGCAGGCGCTCCAGGCGGAGCCGTTCCTGGCGCTGCCGCCGCCCAAGAGCACCGGGCGCGACCTGTTCCACCCCGAATGGCTGCAGCAACGGCTCCACGCCGCGCCCGCGGCGGACCCTGCGGACGTGCAGGCGACATTGGCCGAATTGACCTCCAGCGCTTGTGCAGCAAGCGCCACCAGCTACGGAAACGAGAGCAAACTACTGATCGTCTGCGGCGGCGGCGCGCACAACGGCCACCTGATGCGGCGCCTGGCGGCGCTGCTGCCCGGCTGGGCCGTGGAGTCGTCGGCGCGGCATGGCCTGCCGCCCCTGCAGGTGGAAGCGGCGGCGTTCGCCTGGCTGGCGCAGCGCTGCATGGACGGCCTGCCCGGCAACCTGCCGCGCGTCACAGGCGCCGCCGGCCCGCGCATCCTGGGCGCCATCTACCCCGCCTGA